In Chryseobacterium shigense, the following proteins share a genomic window:
- a CDS encoding winged helix-turn-helix transcriptional regulator encodes MAKITENGIEREASCTEELFAMRDSLDVLGGKWKLMILRYLTNRTDQQIHFKKLQRGIDGISAKMLSKELKELELNLLITRTIQDTKPITVTYAVTEYGKSVLPVTETLVNWGIIHREKIKASMGAEN; translated from the coding sequence ATGGCAAAAATTACGGAAAACGGCATAGAAAGAGAGGCAAGCTGTACGGAAGAACTGTTTGCCATGCGCGACAGCCTGGATGTTTTGGGAGGAAAGTGGAAACTGATGATTCTGCGTTACCTTACCAACAGAACGGATCAGCAGATTCATTTTAAGAAACTGCAGCGGGGAATTGACGGAATTTCTGCCAAAATGCTCAGCAAAGAACTGAAAGAACTTGAGCTCAATCTTCTCATCACAAGAACAATTCAGGATACAAAGCCAATTACAGTAACCTATGCTGTTACAGAATATGGGAAATCAGTTTTACCGGTAACGGAAACATTGGTGAACTGGGGGATTATCCATCGGGAGAAGATCAAGGCATCGATGGGAGCAGAGAATTGA
- a CDS encoding DUF1304 domain-containing protein codes for MELVAKILIAIVALEHIYILWMEMFAWETKGKEVFKAALPAEMFKPTKGLAANQGLYNGFLATGLIWSFLIEDPKWQDNIALFFLGCVAVAGIYGAVSATKRIFFVQALPAILAIIAVLLK; via the coding sequence ATGGAACTCGTTGCCAAAATTCTGATCGCCATCGTTGCGCTGGAGCATATTTATATCCTGTGGATGGAAATGTTCGCCTGGGAAACCAAAGGAAAAGAAGTGTTCAAAGCTGCTTTACCGGCAGAAATGTTTAAACCTACAAAAGGTCTGGCTGCCAATCAGGGGCTTTATAACGGTTTTCTTGCTACAGGACTGATCTGGTCTTTCTTAATTGAAGATCCGAAGTGGCAGGATAATATTGCACTGTTCTTTTTGGGATGTGTAGCTGTAGCCGGAATTTATGGGGCTGTTTCTGCAACAAAGAGGATATTTTTTGTACAGGCATTACCTGCGATATTGGCAATAATTGCTGTGCTTTTGAAATAA
- a CDS encoding Crp/Fnr family transcriptional regulator — MNTFKAHLNKFITVTDEEYASIFSFFEEMEVKKKQSLMLSGDICRSMYFVSVGCLRKFFVNEKGTEQTTEFAIENWWITDTFAYERQIHSDFCIQAVERSVILVIDLQQQELLLQKHPVMERYFRMIYQRAYAASERRIRYLYEMSREELYVHFSELYPWFIQRIPQYLIASFLNLTPEYLSEIRAKLRS, encoded by the coding sequence ATGAATACTTTCAAAGCACATTTAAATAAATTTATTACAGTTACAGATGAGGAGTATGCGTCCATATTTTCTTTTTTTGAGGAAATGGAAGTGAAGAAAAAGCAGAGCCTGATGCTTAGCGGGGATATCTGCAGATCAATGTATTTTGTCTCTGTGGGTTGTCTGAGAAAGTTTTTCGTCAACGAGAAAGGAACAGAACAAACCACCGAATTTGCGATAGAAAACTGGTGGATTACGGATACTTTTGCCTATGAAAGACAGATTCATTCAGATTTTTGTATCCAGGCAGTGGAGCGTTCCGTTATTCTTGTTATAGATCTTCAGCAGCAGGAACTTTTACTGCAGAAGCATCCTGTTATGGAGCGTTATTTCAGGATGATCTATCAGAGGGCTTATGCAGCTTCTGAAAGACGGATCCGTTATCTGTATGAAATGTCCAGGGAAGAATTATATGTCCATTTCAGTGAGCTGTATCCATGGTTTATCCAAAGGATTCCACAATATCTGATTGCTTCTTTCCTAAATCTTACTCCTGAATATCTGAGTGAAATAAGAGCAAAATTACGTTCTTAA
- a CDS encoding DoxX family protein codes for MLLKANIMTDKNIQFPQLFLRLALSVTMLSAVADRFGFWGKDSAWGNWENFENYTQKLTFFLPESLSVFSAYTATFFEILFPLMLLAGWKTRIAACGAGFLLLVFALSMTIALGCKAPLDYSVWVGSAAAFLLAVQPKYLFSIDQLTNKL; via the coding sequence ATGTTATTAAAAGCCAATATCATGACAGATAAAAATATTCAGTTCCCGCAGTTGTTTTTAAGACTTGCTCTTTCGGTGACCATGCTTTCTGCCGTGGCGGACAGATTTGGTTTCTGGGGAAAAGACTCTGCATGGGGGAACTGGGAGAATTTTGAAAATTATACCCAAAAACTCACCTTCTTTCTTCCGGAAAGCCTAAGTGTATTTTCTGCTTACACAGCTACTTTTTTTGAGATCCTTTTCCCTCTGATGCTTCTTGCAGGCTGGAAAACTAGGATTGCTGCCTGCGGAGCCGGATTTCTGCTACTTGTCTTTGCCCTGTCAATGACCATCGCATTAGGATGTAAAGCACCTTTGGATTATTCTGTCTGGGTGGGAAGTGCCGCAGCTTTTTTATTGGCAGTTCAGCCGAAATATTTATTCAGTATAGATCAATTAACCAACAAATTATAA
- a CDS encoding carboxymuconolactone decarboxylase family protein: MSARLNIANVDSAAYKAMLGLEGYLQTISLNHIQKELIKIRASQINRCAFCLDMHAKDALKYGETTQRIFILNGWREAKDFFTEEEQVLLAMTEEITLISDKGLTEETFQKAKQYFDDAKIAQIIMAIVTINAWNRIAVSTHLEVPK; encoded by the coding sequence ATGAGCGCAAGATTAAATATTGCCAATGTAGATTCAGCTGCTTACAAAGCAATGCTTGGACTGGAAGGATACCTTCAGACCATTTCTTTAAACCATATTCAGAAAGAATTAATTAAGATCAGGGCTTCACAGATCAACAGATGTGCTTTCTGTCTCGATATGCACGCGAAAGATGCCCTTAAATACGGTGAAACAACTCAAAGGATTTTTATCCTTAACGGCTGGAGAGAAGCAAAAGATTTTTTCACGGAAGAAGAACAGGTACTTTTGGCTATGACAGAGGAAATTACCCTGATCAGCGATAAAGGCCTTACGGAAGAAACATTCCAGAAAGCAAAACAGTATTTTGATGATGCAAAAATAGCACAGATTATTATGGCTATTGTAACCATCAATGCATGGAACAGGATTGCAGTAAGCACCCATCTTGAAGTGCCGAAATAG
- a CDS encoding M4 family metallopeptidase: MKKTTTIIKALAFTLSVGFAPFVLVNAQEKKTELSVKDLPRISTSSAMGNFYASFNGQNIPTDFLITNLKKWLGTDSNHTFELVTAKTDELGIKHSVFQHYYKNVKVADELILVHEKDGKVTYVNGELTPDINLAIQQPLTKTEVENIVNADLRISDVTFADFGQVITKVYAGKGVDLHSVSQIDALSLKTLQGYMYYIDNGTKQIVKKSEKIHRHNITPVINNISTGKPAAGITSVVSPFLDTSSTSATYYKGNQQITVDSYNGAFRLKDNARNVHTLDGTGWDGSGSAASGLSGTINEYTNSTANYTAAATKPAAEVHWAMEKAHDYYVSRHNRNSYDGSGSIIRNYYNINFNRNATTGAGQTPIDGTNAAAIDQQGIVAMVYGSGLYQGQSGYFGPIVGIDVAGHEYSHLMVSRTANLTYEAESGALNESFADIFGTAIEFYSNVNPNWTIAEGIPNAGLGATYFRNMANPNAGANQIGGQQPDTYQGTNWASTAPPYTQTNDHGGVHKNSGVGNYWFYLLSQGGSGTNDNGTAFNVTGITIQKAEKIAFRTLTTYLTANSGYINAYDQSKQAAIDLYGANSNELQQVENAWCAVGLGNCAKLLAVDETIKSDLQNIKIYPNPASNGQFTIESTLKGSADYEIYDLSGKLIKSAEKLEKGINRVNGSGIQAGVYLIKINADGNVISKKIVVK; the protein is encoded by the coding sequence ATGAAAAAAACAACTACAATTATTAAGGCTTTAGCCTTCACTTTATCTGTTGGTTTTGCTCCATTTGTTTTGGTAAATGCACAGGAGAAAAAAACGGAACTTTCTGTTAAAGATTTACCAAGAATTTCTACATCTTCAGCAATGGGGAATTTTTATGCAAGCTTTAACGGGCAGAACATTCCTACAGACTTCCTGATAACAAATTTGAAAAAATGGCTGGGAACTGACAGCAACCACACCTTTGAGTTGGTAACCGCCAAAACAGACGAGCTGGGAATAAAACATTCTGTCTTCCAGCATTATTACAAAAATGTAAAAGTAGCGGATGAATTGATACTGGTGCATGAAAAAGACGGGAAAGTTACCTATGTAAACGGGGAGTTAACACCGGATATTAACCTGGCCATCCAGCAACCGCTTACCAAAACGGAAGTTGAAAATATTGTGAATGCCGATCTGAGAATAAGTGATGTAACCTTTGCAGATTTTGGGCAGGTAATTACAAAAGTGTATGCCGGTAAAGGAGTGGATCTGCATTCGGTTTCCCAGATAGATGCCCTTTCCCTGAAAACTTTACAGGGTTATATGTATTATATAGATAACGGAACAAAGCAGATTGTAAAGAAATCAGAAAAAATACACCGTCATAACATAACCCCTGTTATTAACAATATTTCAACTGGTAAGCCTGCTGCAGGAATTACATCTGTGGTCAGTCCTTTTCTGGACACTTCTTCTACAAGTGCTACCTATTATAAAGGAAATCAGCAAATTACTGTAGATTCTTACAACGGAGCCTTCCGTTTAAAGGATAATGCAAGGAATGTACATACGCTTGACGGAACGGGATGGGATGGTAGCGGAAGCGCTGCTTCAGGGTTGTCAGGTACAATTAATGAATATACCAACAGTACGGCCAACTATACGGCAGCAGCTACTAAACCTGCTGCGGAAGTACACTGGGCAATGGAGAAGGCACATGATTATTACGTAAGCAGACATAACAGGAACTCTTACGATGGCAGCGGATCTATTATAAGAAACTATTATAATATTAATTTTAATAGAAATGCCACTACCGGTGCGGGACAAACACCAATTGACGGGACTAATGCAGCAGCAATTGATCAGCAGGGAATTGTAGCAATGGTCTATGGCAGCGGTTTATATCAGGGGCAATCAGGATATTTTGGTCCTATTGTAGGGATAGATGTGGCAGGGCACGAATATTCACACTTAATGGTCAGCAGAACAGCTAACCTTACCTATGAGGCCGAATCCGGAGCTCTGAACGAATCTTTTGCAGATATATTTGGTACAGCTATAGAGTTTTATTCCAATGTAAACCCGAACTGGACTATTGCCGAAGGAATTCCAAATGCAGGACTTGGTGCCACTTATTTCAGAAATATGGCCAATCCTAATGCGGGCGCAAATCAGATTGGAGGGCAGCAGCCTGATACGTATCAGGGGACTAATTGGGCAAGTACAGCACCTCCGTACACCCAGACAAATGATCATGGAGGGGTGCATAAAAACAGTGGAGTAGGAAACTATTGGTTTTACCTGCTTTCCCAGGGAGGATCAGGGACTAATGATAACGGAACGGCATTCAATGTTACAGGAATTACCATACAGAAAGCGGAAAAAATTGCGTTCAGAACTTTAACTACTTATCTTACGGCAAACAGTGGCTATATTAATGCTTACGACCAGTCCAAGCAGGCCGCTATTGATCTGTATGGTGCCAATTCCAACGAACTGCAGCAGGTAGAAAATGCATGGTGTGCTGTAGGGCTGGGTAACTGTGCCAAGCTGTTAGCTGTTGATGAAACCATTAAATCTGATCTTCAGAATATTAAAATTTATCCTAATCCGGCTAGTAACGGACAGTTTACTATTGAATCTACACTTAAAGGAAGTGCAGATTATGAAATATATGATCTATCAGGGAAACTGATAAAATCGGCTGAAAAACTGGAAAAAGGAATCAACAGGGTAAACGGCAGCGGAATACAGGCAGGAGTTTATTTAATAAAAATAAATGCAGATGGAAATGTTATTTCGAAAAAAATCGTTGTTAAATAA